A genomic region of Antennarius striatus isolate MH-2024 chromosome 4, ASM4005453v1, whole genome shotgun sequence contains the following coding sequences:
- the LOC137593929 gene encoding potassium voltage-gated channel subfamily A member 1-like encodes MTVIAGDNMDDTSAVPGHPQDTYPPDHNDHECCERVVINIAGLRFETQLKTLSQFPETLLGNPKKRMRYFDPLRNEYFFDRNRPSFDAILYYYQSGGRLRRPVNVPLDMFSEEIKFYELGVDAMERFREDEGFIREEERPLPEKEFQRQIWLLFEHPESSGTARGIAIVSVMVILISIVIFCLETLPQLKEDPAGRRVTVGNTTIYYKPNILTDPFFVIETLCIIWFSFELIVRFLACPSKPAFFKNMMNMIDIVAIIPYFITLGTELAEDPDKEGVGEQATSLAILRVIRLVRVFRIFKLSRHSKGLQILGQTLKASMRELGLLIFFLFIGVILFSSAVYFAEAEEEQSYFGSIPDAFWWAVVSMTTVGYGDMVPVTIGGKIVGSLCAIAGVLTIALPVPVIVSNFNYFYHRETEGEEQAQLLNVSNPNIPSESNSSRRSSSTVSKSEYMEIDGDINNSIDNFREANLRTGNCTISNQNCVYKSKLLTDV; translated from the coding sequence ATGACCGTGATAGCAGGAGATAATATGGACGACACCTCTGCTGTCCCTGGCCACCCTCAGGACACCTACCCCCCAGACCACAATGACCATGAATGCTGCGAGAGGGTGGTCATCAACATAGCCGGCCTCCGGTTCGAAACGCAGTTGAAAACTCTCTCCCAGTTTCCAGAAACGCTGCTGGGCAACCCCAAGAAGAGGATGCGGTACTTTGACCCGCTGAGAAACGAGTACTTCTTCGACAGAAACCGCCCGAGCTTCGATGCCATCCTCTACTACTATCAGTCCGGAGGTCGCTTGAGAAGACCGGTGAATGTCCCTTTGGATATGTTCTCAGAAGAAATCAAATTTTATGAGCTGGGAGTGGACGCCATGGAGAGGTTTCGTGAGGATGAGGGTTTCATTAGGGAGGAGGAGCGTCCTTTACCAGAGAAGGAGTTCCAGCGTCAGATCTGGCTCCTCTTTGAGCACCCAGAAAGCTCAGGGACTGCAAGAGGCATTGCCATAGTATCTGTAATGGTAATCTTGATTTCAATAGTCATATTTTGTTTAGAGACTTTACCACAGCTGAAAGAGGATCCAGCGGGTAGAAGGGTGACCGTTGGAAACACTACTATATATTACAAGCCAAATATCCTCACTGATCCCTTCTTTGTCATTGAGACACTCTGTATAATCTGGTTCTCCTTTGAGTTGATAGTACGCTTTCTGGCGTGTCCAAGCAAACCGGCCTTCTTCAAGAACATGATGAACATGATCGACATCGTGGCCATCATCCCTTACTTCATCACGCTCGGCACAGAGCTGGCTGAAGACCCAGAtaaggagggggtgggggagcaGGCAACATCTCTGGCCATACTCAGGGTGATCCGTCTGGTCAGGGTGTTTCGGATTTTCAAGCTGTCGCGACACTCCAAAGGACTGCAGATTTTGGGGCAGACTCTCAAGGCCAGCATGCGAGAGCTCGGATTGCTGATCTTCTTTCTGTTCATTGGAGTCATCTTGTTTTCCAGCGCTGTCTACTTTgctgaggcagaggaggaaCAGTCCTACTTTGGCAGCATCCCAGATGCATTCTGGTGGGCTGTTGTATCTATGACAACTGTGGGCTATGGCGACATGGTACCGGTCACTATTGGAGGCAAGATTGTAGGATCTCTATGCGCCATTGCTGGAGTGTTGACAATTGCACTTCCAGTACCTGTCATTGTGTCCAACTTCAACTACTTCTACCACAGGGAGACCGAGGGAGAAGAGCAGGCCCAGCTGCTCAACGTCAGCAACCCCAACATCCCTTCTGAATCTAACTCCAGCCGCCGTAGTTCATCCACTGTCAGCAAGTCAGAGTACATGGAGATTGACGGAGACATAAACAATAGCATCGACAACTTTAGGGAGGCAAACCTGAGAACTGGAAATTGCACTATATCCAACCAAAACTGTGTATATAAGAGCAAGCTGCTTACAGATGTGTAG